Proteins encoded by one window of Enterobacter pseudoroggenkampii:
- a CDS encoding AAA family ATPase → MLIIFSGLPGSGKSTIAKIVTQRLGAVYLRVDTVEQAIRSVSEPGQKIGPEGYFAIYGLASENLKLGSTVVTDSVNDINLVRDAFRNIALSLNVPFLEVEIVCSDEKEHRYRVENRVSDIPGLMPPDWEQVKNREYEPWGREHLILDTAVLSAAECADKILEIRHKIALNWS, encoded by the coding sequence ATGTTAATTATTTTTAGTGGGCTACCCGGCAGTGGTAAAAGCACTATTGCAAAAATCGTTACTCAAAGGCTGGGGGCTGTTTATCTGCGGGTTGATACCGTTGAGCAGGCCATTCGGTCGGTCTCGGAACCTGGTCAAAAAATTGGACCGGAGGGATATTTTGCCATCTATGGTTTAGCAAGTGAGAATCTTAAGCTGGGCTCCACCGTTGTGACCGATTCCGTTAATGATATTAACCTTGTGCGAGATGCTTTCCGCAATATTGCTCTGTCGTTGAATGTCCCTTTCCTGGAAGTTGAAATTGTCTGCTCAGACGAAAAAGAACATCGTTATCGCGTAGAGAACAGAGTCTCTGATATCCCAGGGCTCATGCCTCCTGACTGGGAACAGGTAAAAAACCGTGAGTACGAACCCTGGGGGAGAGAACATCTCATATTGGACACAGCCGTTTTATCAGCGGCAGAGTGTGCAGATAAAATCCTGGAAATAAGGCATAAGATTGCGCTTAACTGGTCTTAA
- a CDS encoding LacI family DNA-binding transcriptional regulator, whose translation MRKTKRVTIKDIAELAGVSKATASLVLNGRSKELRVAEETRERVLAIAKEHHYQPSIHARSLRDNRSHTIGLVVPEITNYGFAVFSHELETLCREAGVQLLISCSDENPGQETVVVNNMVARQVDGLIVASSMLNDADYHKLSEQLPVVLFDRHINDSALPLVITDSITPTTELVADIARQHPDEFYFLGGQPRLSPTRDRLEGFKQGLRDAGVALRPEWIIHGNYHPSSGYEMFAELCARLGRPPKALFAAACGLLEGVLRYMGQHNLLQSDIRLASFDDHYLYDSLTIPVDTIRQDNRQLAWHCFDLISKLIEGETPEPLQRKLSATLQRRYK comes from the coding sequence GTGAGAAAAACAAAACGCGTCACCATTAAAGACATCGCGGAGCTGGCGGGTGTGTCAAAAGCCACCGCCAGCCTGGTCCTGAACGGGCGCAGCAAAGAGCTACGCGTGGCGGAAGAGACGCGCGAGCGCGTGCTGGCGATTGCAAAAGAGCACCACTATCAGCCCAGCATTCACGCCCGGTCGCTGCGGGATAACCGCAGCCACACCATTGGTCTGGTGGTCCCGGAGATCACCAACTACGGTTTTGCCGTTTTTTCTCATGAGCTGGAAACGCTGTGCCGCGAGGCGGGCGTTCAGCTGCTGATCTCCTGCAGCGATGAAAACCCGGGGCAGGAGACGGTGGTGGTGAACAACATGGTGGCGCGCCAGGTGGACGGGCTGATTGTGGCCTCCAGCATGCTCAACGACGCGGACTACCATAAGCTGAGCGAGCAGCTGCCGGTGGTTCTGTTTGACCGCCACATCAACGACAGCGCGCTGCCGCTGGTGATCACCGATTCCATTACCCCGACGACCGAACTGGTGGCCGACATTGCGCGCCAGCATCCTGATGAGTTCTACTTTCTCGGCGGCCAGCCCCGCCTGTCGCCCACACGCGACCGTCTGGAAGGGTTTAAGCAAGGGCTGCGTGATGCCGGTGTGGCGCTGCGCCCCGAGTGGATCATTCACGGCAACTATCACCCGAGCTCCGGGTACGAGATGTTTGCTGAACTCTGCGCACGCCTGGGGCGTCCGCCGAAAGCGCTCTTCGCCGCCGCCTGCGGGCTGCTGGAAGGGGTGCTGCGCTATATGGGCCAGCATAACCTGCTGCAGAGCGATATCAGGTTAGCCAGTTTTGACGATCACTATCTCTACGATTCGCTGACGATCCCGGTGGATACCATCCGCCAGGATAATCGCCAGCTGGCGTGGCACTGCTTTGATTTGATTAGCAAATTGATCGAGGGGGAGACCCCGGAACCGTTGCAACGCAAGCTGTCTGCCACCCTGCAGCGGCGCTATAAGTGA
- a CDS encoding sucrose-6-phosphate hydrolase, with translation MTLPSRWPAILQAVMKGQPRALADSHYPQWHPAPVTGLMNDPNGFIWFAGRYHLFYQWNPLDCEHRFKCWGHWSSADLVHWRHEPLALMPDEAYDRNGCYSGSAVDNQGVLTLCYTGNVKFDDGSRTAWQCLAVEQPDGTFTKLGPVLALPEGYTGHVRDPKVWQHDGEWYMVLGAQDVQKRGKVLLFKSADLHAWTSCGEIAGHGVNGLTDAGYMWECPDLFALDGTHVLICCPQGLAREPHRYLNTYPATWMSGEFDYASAAFDHGELHELDAGFEFYAPQTALAEDGRRILIGWMGVPDGEEMLQPTRAHGWMHQMTCPRELRYRDGRLWQTPARELTALREDEQRWQGHASDAPDLDATRLEFELGASHVNVDFGGALRLTLDEQGIRLERASLKTGETLTRYWQGDVRHLRVLCDRSSVEIFINHGEGVMSSRYFPDHPARMRFEGASDITLRYWSLRACMIE, from the coding sequence ATGACGTTGCCTTCCCGCTGGCCTGCGATCCTGCAGGCCGTTATGAAAGGTCAGCCACGGGCGCTGGCGGATAGCCACTATCCGCAGTGGCACCCCGCGCCGGTGACGGGGCTGATGAACGACCCGAACGGGTTTATCTGGTTTGCCGGCCGCTACCATCTGTTCTATCAGTGGAACCCGCTGGACTGCGAGCATCGCTTTAAGTGCTGGGGGCACTGGAGCTCTGCGGACCTGGTGCACTGGCGGCATGAGCCGCTGGCGCTGATGCCTGACGAAGCGTATGACCGCAACGGCTGCTACTCCGGTAGCGCCGTGGATAACCAGGGTGTTCTGACCCTGTGCTACACCGGAAACGTTAAGTTCGATGACGGCAGCCGCACGGCCTGGCAGTGCCTGGCAGTGGAACAGCCGGACGGAACCTTTACGAAGCTGGGGCCGGTGCTGGCGCTGCCGGAAGGCTACACCGGCCACGTGCGCGACCCGAAGGTGTGGCAGCACGACGGGGAGTGGTACATGGTGCTCGGCGCGCAGGATGTGCAGAAGCGCGGCAAGGTGCTGCTGTTTAAATCTGCCGATCTGCACGCCTGGACGTCCTGCGGGGAGATCGCTGGTCACGGGGTTAACGGCCTGACGGACGCGGGTTATATGTGGGAGTGTCCGGACCTGTTCGCTCTCGACGGGACGCACGTCCTGATCTGCTGCCCGCAAGGGCTGGCGCGCGAGCCGCATCGCTACCTCAATACCTATCCGGCCACCTGGATGAGCGGGGAGTTTGATTACGCCAGCGCCGCATTCGATCACGGCGAGCTGCACGAGCTGGACGCGGGGTTTGAGTTTTACGCGCCGCAAACTGCGCTGGCGGAAGATGGACGCCGCATTCTGATCGGCTGGATGGGCGTACCGGACGGGGAAGAGATGCTTCAGCCAACCCGGGCGCACGGCTGGATGCACCAGATGACCTGCCCGCGCGAATTACGCTATCGCGACGGCAGGCTCTGGCAGACCCCGGCGCGCGAGCTGACGGCGCTGCGTGAAGATGAGCAGCGCTGGCAGGGGCACGCCAGCGACGCGCCGGACCTGGACGCGACGCGCCTGGAGTTTGAGCTGGGCGCATCGCATGTGAATGTCGATTTTGGCGGTGCGCTGCGTCTCACGCTCGATGAGCAGGGTATACGCCTGGAACGCGCGAGCCTGAAAACCGGTGAAACGCTGACCCGCTACTGGCAGGGCGACGTCCGTCATTTGCGCGTTCTGTGCGACCGTTCCAGCGTTGAAATTTTCATCAATCACGGTGAAGGGGTGATGAGCAGCCGCTATTTTCCTGACCATCCGGCCCGGATGCGATTCGAAGGTGCGTCCGATATCACATTACGCTACTGGTCGCTGCGCGCCTGCATGATAGAATGA
- a CDS encoding methyl-accepting chemotaxis protein — MSLKKSSLIVLFSLLFFFVVSTVTSVGLIIKSNNSLDNVNKEIQVVLSIIDPINHSRTLRVRVMEYVKMVEAGNAADGAAKLTAVKEALTKADHAFAAFMASPRLSDEAPLVTAYQDAWQNYRNQGLAPLIDAAEAHDVAKFNALIPEVSRLDRQYEIVLDQVLSVHQKYAKSLNEDASSNFVSGLAIIAAIASLFVVVIVAVSLLMKRFVFAPVNLAREHCSQIAAGKLDIPVPVKGSTGNEIDHLMGSMEQMRQALLATIAQVRDASHTVTHAAQEIASGNIDLASRTEQQASALTQTAASMEELSATVANNTDNVYQAGKLVQDAVKNAHTGEAVTREVIDTMNTIAANSKRIEDITSVINSIAFQTNILALNAAVEAARAGTQGRGFAVVASEVRTLAQKSAVAAKDIESLIAQSVSSVKNGAELVSRSGEVIDSIISSVNKVNTLMEQISVASEEQSRGISQVGQAVTEMDGVTQQNAALVQQSAAAAASLEEQAQQLSRSISSFSLPVQA; from the coding sequence ATGTCGTTGAAAAAGTCGTCCCTGATTGTCCTGTTCTCGCTGCTTTTCTTCTTTGTTGTCAGCACCGTCACCAGCGTTGGCCTCATCATTAAAAGTAATAATTCGCTGGATAACGTCAACAAAGAGATCCAGGTTGTGCTGTCCATTATTGACCCGATCAACCATAGCCGTACGCTGCGCGTGCGGGTGATGGAGTATGTGAAGATGGTGGAAGCGGGCAACGCGGCGGACGGCGCTGCAAAGCTTACCGCCGTGAAAGAGGCGCTGACCAAAGCGGACCACGCCTTTGCGGCCTTTATGGCGTCGCCGCGCCTGAGCGATGAAGCGCCGCTGGTCACTGCCTATCAGGACGCCTGGCAAAACTACCGCAACCAGGGGCTGGCGCCGCTGATCGATGCCGCCGAGGCGCACGATGTCGCCAAATTTAACGCGCTGATCCCGGAAGTCTCCCGCCTCGACCGCCAGTACGAGATCGTTCTCGACCAGGTCCTTTCCGTCCACCAGAAATACGCCAAAAGCCTGAACGAAGATGCGAGCAGTAACTTCGTCTCTGGCCTGGCGATCATTGCCGCTATCGCCAGCCTGTTTGTGGTGGTGATTGTCGCCGTCAGCCTGCTGATGAAGCGCTTTGTCTTTGCGCCGGTCAACCTGGCGCGCGAGCACTGCAGCCAGATTGCGGCAGGCAAGCTGGACATTCCGGTGCCGGTGAAGGGGAGTACAGGCAACGAAATCGACCACCTGATGGGCTCGATGGAGCAGATGCGTCAGGCGCTGCTGGCGACCATCGCCCAGGTGCGCGATGCGAGCCATACCGTAACGCACGCAGCCCAGGAGATTGCCTCCGGTAATATCGACCTGGCGTCACGCACCGAGCAGCAGGCTTCGGCGTTAACCCAGACGGCGGCCAGCATGGAAGAGCTGAGCGCGACGGTGGCGAACAATACCGATAACGTGTATCAGGCCGGTAAGCTGGTGCAGGACGCTGTGAAAAATGCCCACACCGGTGAAGCGGTGACCCGTGAAGTGATCGACACAATGAATACCATCGCGGCGAACTCGAAGCGCATTGAAGACATTACCAGCGTGATTAACAGCATCGCCTTCCAGACCAACATCCTGGCGCTGAACGCGGCGGTTGAAGCGGCGCGCGCCGGCACGCAGGGCCGCGGCTTTGCGGTCGTGGCCAGTGAAGTCCGCACCCTGGCGCAGAAAAGCGCGGTGGCGGCCAAGGACATCGAAAGCCTGATTGCCCAGTCGGTCTCCAGCGTGAAAAACGGTGCGGAGCTGGTGAGCCGCTCGGGCGAGGTGATTGACTCGATCATTTCATCGGTGAATAAAGTGAATACGCTGATGGAGCAGATCTCCGTCGCCTCCGAAGAGCAAAGCCGCGGGATCAGCCAGGTTGGGCAGGCGGTGACCGAGATGGACGGCGTGACGCAGCAGAACGCCGCGCTGGTGCAGCAGTCCGCCGCGGCAGCGGCCTCGCTGGAAGAGCAGGCGCAGCAGCTTTCACGGAGTATTTCGAGTTTTAGTTTGCCGGTGCAGGCTTGA
- a CDS encoding sucrose-specific PTS transporter subunit IIBC, producing MDFNQIARELIPLLGGKENIASAAHCATRLRLVLVDDALADQQAIGKVDGVKGCFRNAGQMQVIFGTGVVNKVYAAFIQAAGISESSKSEAADLAARKLNPFQRIARLLSNIFVPIIPAIVASGLLMGLLGMVKTYGWVNADNAIYIMLDMCSSAAFIILPILIGFTAAREFGGNPYLGATLGGILTHPALTNAWGVASGFHTMNFFGLEIAMIGYQGTVFPVLLAVWFMSIVEKNLRRAIPDALDLILTPFLTVVISGFIALLIIGPAGRALGDGISFVLSTLIAHAGWLAGLLFGGLYSVIVITGIHHSFHAIEAGLLGNPSIGVNFLLPIWAMANVAQGGACLAVWFKTKDAKIKAITLPSAFSAMLGITEAAIFGINLRFVKPFIAALIGGAVGGAWVVSVHVYMTAVGLTAIPGMAIVQASSLLNYIIGMVIAFGVAFTVSLLLKYKTDSE from the coding sequence ATGGATTTTAATCAAATCGCCCGCGAGCTTATTCCACTGCTCGGTGGCAAGGAAAATATCGCCAGCGCGGCGCACTGCGCAACGCGTCTTCGTCTGGTGCTGGTTGATGACGCGCTGGCGGATCAGCAGGCTATCGGCAAGGTCGACGGCGTGAAAGGCTGCTTCCGTAACGCCGGGCAGATGCAGGTGATTTTTGGCACGGGCGTGGTTAACAAGGTGTACGCCGCGTTTATTCAGGCGGCGGGGATCAGCGAATCCAGCAAATCGGAAGCCGCGGACCTGGCGGCGCGCAAGCTCAACCCGTTCCAGCGCATTGCCCGTCTGCTCTCCAACATCTTTGTGCCGATTATCCCCGCCATTGTGGCGTCCGGTCTGCTGATGGGCCTGCTCGGCATGGTGAAAACCTACGGCTGGGTCAATGCGGATAACGCCATCTACATCATGCTGGACATGTGCAGCTCGGCGGCGTTTATCATTCTGCCTATTCTGATTGGCTTTACCGCCGCGCGCGAATTTGGGGGTAACCCGTACCTCGGCGCGACGCTGGGCGGGATTCTGACCCACCCGGCGCTGACCAACGCCTGGGGCGTGGCCTCTGGCTTCCACACCATGAACTTCTTCGGCCTTGAGATCGCGATGATTGGCTATCAGGGTACGGTATTCCCGGTGCTGCTGGCCGTCTGGTTTATGAGCATCGTGGAGAAAAACCTGCGCCGCGCGATCCCGGATGCGTTAGACCTGATCCTGACGCCGTTCCTCACCGTCGTTATCTCCGGATTTATCGCCTTGCTGATTATCGGTCCGGCGGGGCGCGCCTTAGGGGATGGTATCTCCTTCGTTCTGAGCACGCTGATCGCCCACGCTGGCTGGCTGGCCGGGCTGCTGTTCGGCGGACTTTACTCGGTGATTGTGATCACCGGTATTCACCACAGCTTCCACGCGATTGAAGCCGGGCTGCTGGGTAACCCGTCGATTGGCGTTAACTTCCTGCTGCCTATCTGGGCCATGGCGAACGTGGCGCAGGGTGGCGCCTGTCTGGCTGTGTGGTTCAAAACCAAAGATGCCAAAATCAAAGCCATTACCTTACCGTCGGCGTTTTCTGCGATGCTGGGCATCACCGAAGCGGCCATTTTTGGTATCAACCTGCGCTTCGTTAAGCCGTTTATCGCCGCATTGATTGGCGGCGCGGTGGGCGGGGCCTGGGTGGTCTCGGTTCATGTCTACATGACCGCCGTTGGGTTGACCGCCATTCCGGGCATGGCCATCGTGCAGGCCAGCTCGCTGCTCAACTATATTATCGGCATGGTGATTGCCTTCGGCGTGGCGTTTACCGTCTCACTGCTGCTGAAATATAAAACGGACTCTGAATAA